From Streptomonospora salina, the proteins below share one genomic window:
- a CDS encoding sensor histidine kinase, translating to MSDGGTPRDLSRWIEFSGSGPPRVLNVFFWGTAMLVLAVHVNAILGEGTTIAPDWVLADGLLASGLLSMVPICVLWPLLAWHRSASAPRKAASCVFLFSALLPLPIGGIAAVILVSLSIGNAAAVFGMAGGIGYAASATLFALAVSLANPALSLVNALASSSVMLFLCLAMLVVFGALMQAWRRAEETRRLLAELERAHGELRRYAERTRELTVAEERARMAREMHDSIGHYLTIVNMGLANAQRFRSARPDDAWQEVSDAQALTQEALADARRWVRALKPLQLDGRAGIEAMRALAQSFSGAGAAVRFNSLGRWPDTDEATELICYRTLQEGITNALRHSDADRIEAVVDCTGEEVDLSVIDNGGGAAGAAEGFGLSGLRERVEEAGGRLLARSPAEGGFELVASVPVENRGAEREPA from the coding sequence ATGAGCGACGGCGGAACCCCCCGAGATCTGAGTCGTTGGATCGAGTTCAGCGGCTCCGGGCCGCCGCGGGTCCTGAACGTCTTCTTCTGGGGCACCGCGATGCTGGTGCTGGCGGTCCACGTCAACGCGATTCTGGGCGAGGGAACCACCATCGCGCCCGATTGGGTGCTGGCCGACGGCCTGCTCGCCTCCGGCCTGCTGTCGATGGTGCCGATCTGCGTGCTGTGGCCGCTGCTCGCCTGGCACCGCTCCGCCTCGGCCCCGCGAAAGGCCGCCTCCTGCGTCTTCCTCTTCTCGGCCCTGCTGCCCCTGCCCATCGGGGGGATCGCCGCGGTGATCCTCGTCAGCCTGTCCATCGGCAACGCCGCGGCCGTGTTCGGTATGGCGGGCGGTATCGGCTACGCGGCCTCCGCCACGCTGTTCGCCTTGGCCGTCAGCCTGGCCAATCCGGCTCTTTCCCTGGTGAACGCGCTGGCGAGCAGTTCGGTGATGCTCTTCCTGTGCCTGGCGATGCTCGTGGTGTTCGGTGCGCTGATGCAGGCATGGCGCCGGGCGGAGGAGACGCGCCGACTACTCGCCGAACTGGAGCGCGCCCATGGCGAGCTGCGCCGCTACGCCGAGCGGACCCGCGAACTGACGGTGGCCGAGGAGCGCGCCCGCATGGCGCGGGAGATGCACGATTCCATCGGCCATTACCTGACGATCGTCAACATGGGCTTGGCGAACGCGCAGCGATTCCGCTCGGCACGGCCCGATGACGCCTGGCAGGAGGTCTCCGATGCCCAGGCTCTGACCCAGGAGGCCCTGGCTGACGCGCGCCGGTGGGTGCGAGCGCTCAAGCCGCTGCAACTGGACGGCCGGGCGGGCATCGAGGCGATGCGCGCGCTGGCGCAGTCGTTCTCGGGTGCGGGGGCGGCAGTGCGGTTCAACTCCCTCGGCCGGTGGCCCGACACCGACGAGGCGACCGAGCTGATCTGCTACCGCACGCTGCAAGAAGGCATCACCAACGCGCTGCGCCACTCCGACGCCGATCGGATCGAAGCGGTGGTGGACTGCACCGGTGAAGAAGTCGATCTCAGCGTGATCGACAACGGCGGCGGCGCAGCCGGCGCCGCAGAAGGGTTCGGACTGAGCGGGCTGCGCGAGCGCGTCGAGGAAGCCGGGGGGCGCCTCCTGGCCCGCAGCCCGGCCGAAGGCGGCTTCGAACTGGTGGCGAGCGTCCCTGTGGAGAACAGGGGTGCGGAACGGGAGCCGGCGTGA
- a CDS encoding response regulator: protein MTREAVRVFIVDDQVLLRHGLRKLLEVEEDVEIVGDAADGVEALEFLWTADDGERPDVALVDARMPRMDGVALIERLTEQYPRVSAVVLTTFDDDYIFGGMHAGARGYLLKDTPPDELVSAIRRAARGETVLGGAAAQRIVGALFDDSASGAAARRDYGADSGEGDRTSAESAADTGLSEREAEVARLVGTGASNREIARTLFITEGTAKNHVTSILRKLDLRDRTQLAVWVNRPQH from the coding sequence GTGACTCGAGAGGCCGTGCGCGTGTTCATCGTCGACGACCAGGTCCTGCTGCGCCACGGGCTACGCAAGCTGCTGGAGGTCGAGGAGGACGTCGAGATCGTCGGCGACGCCGCCGACGGCGTCGAAGCGCTGGAGTTCCTGTGGACGGCCGACGACGGCGAGCGGCCCGATGTGGCGCTGGTCGACGCACGCATGCCGCGTATGGACGGTGTCGCGCTGATCGAGCGACTGACGGAGCAGTACCCGCGCGTCTCCGCGGTCGTCCTGACCACCTTCGACGACGACTACATCTTCGGCGGAATGCACGCCGGCGCCAGGGGGTACCTGCTCAAGGACACCCCTCCGGACGAACTGGTCTCAGCGATCCGCCGCGCGGCCCGCGGGGAGACGGTGCTGGGCGGCGCGGCCGCCCAGCGCATCGTCGGCGCGCTGTTCGACGATTCCGCGAGCGGAGCCGCCGCGCGCCGCGACTACGGCGCCGACTCCGGCGAAGGCGATCGAACGTCCGCTGAGTCCGCCGCGGACACGGGACTGTCCGAACGCGAGGCGGAGGTCGCACGCCTGGTGGGCACCGGCGCTTCCAACCGGGAGATCGCCCGCACGCTGTTCATCACCGAGGGCACCGCCAAAAACCACGTCACCAGCATTCTGCGCAAGCTGGACCTGCGCGACCGCACCCAGCTGGCGGTGTGGGTGAACCGCCCTCAGCACTGA
- the fdh gene encoding formate dehydrogenase, whose translation MGVRTLIESWPVYRQLTGEDRSGRGPAAESAGSRGLRARTADADRVVKSVCPYCAVGCGQNVYVRDEKVVQIEGDPDSPISRGRLCPKGSASLQLTTGSARRHTVLYRPPNAADFREIGLWEAMHMVADRMLQARADGWQDEQDGVATSRTLGLASLGGATLDNEENYLIKKLLTSLGVVQIENQARVCHSSTVAGLGTSFGRGGATTFMQDLQNSDCIVIEGSNYAEAHPVGFQWVMEAKARGAAVIHVDPHYSRTSALADLHVPIRAGTDIAFLGGIINRVLSEGTYFAEYLHAFTNAATIVNEDFRDTEDLDGLFSGFHADGPDYDAGTWRYEGADIAPASGKRDQLYEERIAEKRAADSERDTWGGGRPEQQGAGGAAVGGTPETDPTLQHPRCVLQILKRHYSRYTPEAVERICGIPRNVFNRVCDHLTDNSGRDRTSAFCYAVGWTQHTVGAQYIRTASILQLLLGNIGRPGGGIQALRGHASIQGSSDVPTLFNLLPGYIPMPHAHQEQTLRDFTVGDAAVKGFWANMDAYIVSLLKAWWGEHATQDNDYAFGYLPRISGSHSTYDTVMEQLRGVCKGYFLMGENPAVGSANARAQRLGMAELEWLVVRDFSLIESATWWRDGPEIESGELRTEDIGTEVFFFPAAAHTEKSGTFTNTNRTLQWHDRAVPPGGDARSDLWFMYHLGRIVKEKLADSTDPRDRPVQQLTWDYPVEEGGEPDAAAVLAEMNGYGPEGEHLDDYTQLRPDGSTSCGCWIYSGVFADGVNQAARRTPHTEQDWIAAEWAWSWPRNRRVLYNRASADADGTPWSERKALVWWDEDRRQWVGHDNPDFEADKRPDYTPPDGATGVEALSGTDAFIMQGDGRGWLYAPAGLADGPLPTHYEPQESPFENLLYGQDRNPVRLVYPHPQNRYHPGPGSAQAEVYPYVVTTYRLTEHFTAGGMSRWTPYLAELQPEFFCEVSPELALERGLVHGGWATVVSARNAIEARVLVTDRMVPLRVHGTTLHQIGMPYHWGPNGYTTGDAFNELSSIALDPNVHIQEVKALTVDIRPGRRPRGPGRRALVLDYRRRAGVDERTGTEV comes from the coding sequence ATGGGCGTCCGCACACTGATCGAGTCGTGGCCGGTCTACCGGCAACTCACCGGCGAGGACCGCTCCGGCCGCGGACCCGCGGCCGAGTCCGCGGGCAGCCGCGGCCTGCGGGCGCGCACGGCCGACGCCGACCGGGTGGTCAAATCGGTCTGCCCCTACTGCGCGGTGGGCTGCGGGCAGAACGTCTACGTCCGCGACGAGAAGGTCGTCCAGATCGAAGGCGACCCCGACTCCCCCATCAGCCGGGGGCGGCTGTGCCCGAAGGGCTCGGCCAGTCTCCAGCTCACCACCGGCTCCGCGCGCCGGCACACCGTGCTGTACCGGCCCCCCAACGCCGCCGACTTCCGGGAGATCGGCCTGTGGGAAGCCATGCACATGGTCGCCGACCGGATGCTGCAGGCCCGCGCCGACGGATGGCAGGACGAGCAGGACGGGGTGGCGACCTCGCGCACCCTGGGATTGGCCAGCCTCGGCGGCGCCACCCTGGACAACGAGGAGAACTACCTCATCAAGAAGCTGCTGACGTCGCTGGGCGTGGTGCAGATCGAGAACCAGGCGCGCGTGTGCCACAGCTCCACGGTCGCGGGACTGGGCACCTCGTTCGGCCGCGGCGGCGCCACCACGTTCATGCAGGATCTGCAGAACTCCGACTGCATCGTCATCGAGGGCTCCAACTACGCCGAAGCCCACCCGGTCGGGTTCCAGTGGGTCATGGAGGCCAAAGCCCGCGGTGCCGCGGTCATCCACGTCGACCCGCACTACAGCCGCACCAGCGCGCTCGCCGACCTGCACGTGCCCATCCGCGCCGGAACCGACATCGCCTTCCTCGGCGGGATCATCAACCGGGTCCTCAGCGAGGGGACGTACTTCGCGGAGTACCTGCACGCCTTCACCAACGCGGCCACGATCGTCAACGAGGACTTCCGCGACACCGAGGACCTCGACGGGCTGTTCTCCGGGTTCCACGCCGACGGTCCCGACTACGACGCCGGAACCTGGCGCTACGAGGGCGCCGACATCGCTCCGGCCTCCGGCAAGCGCGACCAGCTCTACGAGGAACGGATCGCCGAGAAGCGGGCCGCGGATTCCGAACGCGACACCTGGGGCGGCGGACGCCCCGAACAGCAGGGCGCGGGCGGCGCGGCGGTGGGCGGCACCCCCGAGACCGACCCCACGCTGCAGCATCCGCGATGCGTGCTCCAGATCCTCAAACGCCACTACTCGCGCTACACCCCGGAAGCCGTCGAGCGGATCTGCGGCATCCCCCGGAACGTGTTCAACCGGGTGTGCGACCACCTGACGGACAACTCCGGACGCGACCGCACCTCGGCGTTCTGCTACGCGGTGGGCTGGACCCAGCACACCGTGGGTGCCCAGTACATCCGCACGGCGTCGATCCTGCAGCTGCTGCTGGGCAACATCGGCCGGCCCGGCGGCGGCATCCAGGCGCTGCGCGGGCACGCCAGCATCCAGGGGTCCAGCGACGTGCCGACCCTGTTCAACCTGCTCCCGGGCTACATTCCGATGCCCCACGCCCACCAGGAGCAGACCCTGCGGGACTTCACCGTCGGCGACGCCGCGGTGAAGGGCTTCTGGGCCAACATGGACGCCTACATCGTCAGCCTGCTCAAAGCCTGGTGGGGTGAGCACGCCACGCAGGACAACGACTACGCGTTCGGCTACCTGCCGCGCATCAGCGGCTCGCACAGCACCTACGACACCGTCATGGAGCAGCTGCGCGGCGTGTGCAAGGGCTACTTCCTGATGGGCGAGAACCCCGCGGTGGGCTCGGCCAACGCCCGCGCGCAGCGGCTGGGCATGGCTGAGCTGGAGTGGCTGGTGGTGCGCGACTTCTCGCTGATCGAAAGCGCGACCTGGTGGCGGGACGGACCGGAGATCGAGTCGGGCGAACTGCGCACCGAGGACATCGGTACCGAGGTGTTCTTCTTCCCCGCCGCCGCCCACACCGAGAAGTCGGGCACCTTCACCAACACCAACCGCACGCTGCAGTGGCACGACCGCGCGGTCCCGCCCGGCGGCGACGCCCGCAGCGACCTGTGGTTCATGTACCACTTGGGCCGCATCGTGAAGGAGAAGCTGGCCGACTCCACCGATCCGCGCGACCGGCCCGTCCAACAGCTGACCTGGGACTACCCCGTGGAAGAGGGGGGCGAGCCCGACGCGGCCGCGGTACTGGCCGAGATGAACGGCTACGGCCCCGAAGGCGAGCACCTGGACGACTACACCCAACTGCGCCCCGACGGGTCGACCAGCTGCGGATGCTGGATCTACTCCGGCGTCTTCGCCGACGGCGTCAACCAGGCCGCCCGTCGCACGCCGCACACCGAACAGGACTGGATCGCCGCGGAATGGGCGTGGTCGTGGCCCCGCAACCGCCGGGTGCTGTACAACCGGGCCTCGGCCGACGCCGACGGCACCCCCTGGAGCGAGCGCAAGGCGCTGGTCTGGTGGGACGAGGACCGCCGGCAGTGGGTCGGCCACGACAACCCCGACTTCGAAGCCGACAAGCGCCCCGACTACACCCCGCCCGACGGCGCCACGGGCGTCGAGGCGCTCAGCGGCACCGACGCCTTCATCATGCAGGGCGACGGGCGGGGGTGGCTGTACGCGCCGGCCGGACTCGCCGACGGGCCGCTGCCCACGCATTACGAGCCGCAGGAGTCCCCGTTCGAGAACCTGCTCTACGGCCAGGACCGCAACCCGGTGCGCCTGGTCTATCCGCACCCGCAGAACCGCTACCACCCCGGCCCGGGTTCGGCGCAGGCGGAGGTCTACCCGTACGTGGTGACCACCTACCGGCTCACCGAGCATTTCACCGCCGGCGGGATGAGCCGGTGGACGCCCTACCTCGCCGAGCTGCAGCCCGAGTTCTTCTGCGAGGTCTCGCCGGAACTGGCGCTCGAACGCGGCCTGGTCCACGGCGGCTGGGCGACGGTCGTCTCGGCGCGCAACGCGATCGAAGCGCGGGTGCTGGTCACCGACCGGATGGTGCCGCTGCGGGTGCACGGCACCACCCTCCACCAGATCGGCATGCCCTACCACTGGGGCCCCAACGGCTACACCACGGGCGACGCGTTCAACGAACTGTCGTCGATCGCGCTGGACCCCAACGTGCACATCCAGGAGGTCAAGGCGCTGACCGTGGACATCCGGCCGGGGCGGCGCCCGCGCGGGCCCGGCCGGCGCGCGCTGGTGCTGGACTACCGCCGCCGCGCCGGAGTGGACGAGCGGACCGGAACGGAGGTGTGA
- a CDS encoding dihydrofolate reductase family protein, which translates to MRIVLSDFMSLDGVVQAPGGPDEDTDGGFTHGGWTMRFFDEAMGGFVDEAMETTRGLLFGRRTWRVMADAWPARAGADPFADRMNALPKHVASRTLTAADMEWNSTLLPVGDVFGAVQRLRAEGEGDLQVMGSSDFARQLVARGLVDEYRLMIEPVLLGGGKRLFPDDGRSHPLRLVSSSTTAAGVLLCVYRPETAA; encoded by the coding sequence ATGCGGATCGTACTGAGCGACTTCATGAGCCTCGACGGCGTCGTGCAGGCCCCCGGCGGCCCCGACGAGGACACCGACGGCGGATTCACCCACGGCGGGTGGACGATGCGCTTCTTCGACGAGGCGATGGGCGGTTTCGTCGACGAAGCCATGGAGACGACCCGGGGGTTGCTGTTCGGGCGCCGCACGTGGCGGGTGATGGCCGACGCCTGGCCGGCGCGCGCGGGTGCGGACCCCTTCGCCGACCGCATGAACGCGCTGCCCAAGCACGTCGCCTCCAGGACACTGACCGCCGCGGACATGGAGTGGAACTCCACCCTGCTGCCGGTCGGCGACGTGTTCGGCGCCGTCCAGCGGCTGCGCGCGGAGGGCGAGGGCGACCTCCAGGTCATGGGCAGCTCCGACTTCGCCCGCCAGCTGGTGGCCCGCGGCCTCGTCGACGAGTACCGGCTGATGATCGAACCCGTCCTGCTCGGCGGCGGCAAGCGGCTGTTCCCCGACGACGGCCGCTCGCACCCGCTGCGCCTGGTGTCCTCCTCCACCACCGCCGCCGGGGTGCTGCTGTGCGTCTACCGCCCCGAGACCGCGGCGTAG
- the nrfD gene encoding NrfD/PsrC family molybdoenzyme membrane anchor subunit yields MNTSDVTKEGIRGARPGREAVTGADSALGGQRRERPADDGGGRGSEFGTYYDRPVLNRITWRPRDIAGYLFLGGLAGASSALAAGADLTGRPGLARPLRYTALAAVTGSLAALVNDLGRPDRFLHMLRVMKWTSPMSVGTWILVCYGPLAGAAAASQATGVLPGAGRLAGLGAGAVGPAVSAYTAPLICNTAVPAWHEGYREMPFVFVGSGAAAAGGMGMITAPVGQAGPARRAGAAGAAVENAALAVMERRMGMVAEPYRTGRSGTLMRAAKALTIGGAVGALAGRRSRAVSAIAGAALIAGSACTRFGVFAAGQASVADPRYTVVPQRRRLRDREQAAQQEE; encoded by the coding sequence TTGAACACCTCGGACGTGACCAAGGAGGGGATCCGCGGTGCCCGTCCCGGCCGCGAAGCCGTGACCGGTGCGGACTCGGCCCTGGGCGGACAGCGGCGCGAGCGGCCCGCCGACGACGGCGGCGGCCGCGGATCCGAGTTCGGGACCTACTACGACCGGCCGGTGCTCAACCGGATCACCTGGCGGCCCCGCGACATCGCGGGCTACCTGTTCTTGGGCGGGCTCGCGGGCGCGTCCTCGGCGCTGGCGGCCGGCGCCGACCTGACCGGGCGTCCGGGCCTCGCGCGGCCGCTGCGCTACACCGCGCTGGCGGCCGTCACGGGCTCGCTGGCCGCACTCGTCAACGACCTGGGGCGGCCGGACCGGTTCCTGCACATGCTGCGGGTGATGAAGTGGACCTCCCCGATGAGCGTGGGCACGTGGATCCTGGTGTGCTACGGCCCGCTCGCCGGCGCGGCTGCCGCCTCCCAGGCCACCGGTGTCCTGCCGGGCGCGGGCCGCCTGGCGGGACTGGGCGCCGGAGCGGTCGGGCCGGCCGTATCCGCCTACACCGCCCCCCTGATCTGCAACACCGCCGTGCCCGCCTGGCACGAGGGCTACCGGGAGATGCCGTTCGTGTTCGTGGGGTCGGGCGCCGCCGCGGCCGGCGGCATGGGCATGATCACGGCGCCGGTGGGCCAGGCCGGCCCCGCGCGGCGCGCGGGAGCGGCCGGAGCGGCGGTGGAGAACGCCGCGCTGGCGGTCATGGAGCGGCGCATGGGCATGGTCGCCGAGCCCTACCGCACCGGGCGCAGCGGGACCCTGATGCGCGCGGCCAAGGCGCTGACGATCGGCGGCGCCGTCGGAGCGCTGGCGGGCCGCCGGAGCCGCGCGGTGTCGGCGATCGCGGGTGCGGCGCTGATCGCGGGATCGGCGTGCACCCGGTTCGGGGTGTTCGCGGCCGGGCAGGCCTCGGTGGCCGACCCCCGCTACACCGTGGTTCCGCAGCGCCGGCGCCTCCGCGACCGCGAGCAGGCGGCGCAGCAGGAGGAGTAG
- a CDS encoding 4Fe-4S dicluster domain-containing protein, translating into MGFFTDTSVCIGCKACEVACKEWNLVPEDGLDFTAMSFDNSGGLGADTWRHVAFIEQRAPIGVQETGVGRPEGAPDPVDLGMPSFEPPGASADGDATGEFRWLMSSDVCKHCTHAACLDVCPTGSLFRTEYGTVVVQEDICNGCGYCVPACPYGVIGQREDDGRVFKCTLCYDRLGAGMEPACAKACPTDSIQFGDLDELRERADERLRGLHEAGVGSAQLYGRDPGDGVGGDGAFFLLLDEPEVYGLPPDPVVTTRDLPSMWRHAAVAAGALLAGITATFLGRRR; encoded by the coding sequence ATGGGCTTCTTCACCGACACGAGCGTGTGCATCGGGTGCAAAGCCTGCGAGGTCGCCTGCAAGGAATGGAACCTGGTTCCGGAGGACGGGCTGGATTTCACGGCCATGTCCTTCGACAACAGCGGCGGGCTGGGCGCCGACACGTGGCGCCACGTCGCCTTCATCGAGCAGCGCGCGCCCATCGGGGTGCAGGAGACCGGCGTGGGCCGGCCCGAGGGCGCGCCCGACCCCGTCGATCTCGGCATGCCCTCCTTCGAGCCGCCCGGAGCTTCCGCCGACGGGGACGCGACCGGCGAGTTCCGCTGGCTGATGTCCTCCGACGTGTGCAAGCACTGCACCCACGCCGCCTGCCTGGACGTGTGCCCGACGGGGTCGCTGTTCCGCACCGAGTACGGCACGGTCGTGGTGCAGGAGGACATCTGCAACGGCTGCGGCTACTGCGTGCCGGCCTGCCCCTACGGGGTGATCGGCCAGCGCGAGGACGACGGCCGGGTGTTCAAGTGCACGCTGTGCTACGACCGGCTGGGCGCGGGGATGGAACCGGCCTGCGCCAAAGCGTGCCCGACCGACTCCATCCAGTTCGGCGACCTGGACGAGCTGCGCGAGCGCGCCGACGAGCGGCTGCGCGGCTTGCACGAGGCCGGAGTCGGCTCCGCCCAGCTGTACGGGCGCGACCCCGGCGACGGCGTCGGCGGCGACGGGGCGTTCTTCCTGCTGCTGGACGAACCCGAGGTGTACGGTCTGCCGCCGGACCCGGTGGTGACCACCCGCGACCTGCCGTCGATGTGGCGCCACGCCGCCGTCGCGGCGGGCGCACTGCTGGCCGGAATCACCGCGACGTTCCTCGGGAGGCGGCGTTGA